CCGCATGCTCGGGCTTCCTCTACGCCCTTGACGCGGCCGATAAGTACGTAAAGGCCGGGGAGGTTAAAAAGGTGCTCGTCATAGGGGTGGACCTCTTCTCCAGGATAGTCGACTGGAAGGACCGCTCCACCTGCGTGCTCTTCGGGGACGGGGCCGGGGCGGTTGTTCTGAAAGCCGCCAGCGGAGAGCACGGCATCCTGTCATCCCACATCCATTCGGACGGGCGGCAGTGGGAGATGCTCTATACGCCCGGCAACATATCCACACTCAACCCCTTTGAGAAAAAAGGACACCCCAAACAGCCATTTCTGAGGATGAAGGGCAACGAGACCTTCAAGGTGGCGGTAAGGACCATGGGGCAGGCCGCAAAAGAGGCGCTGGAGCGTAACGGCCTGACCGTCGAGGATATCGCGCTCTTTATCCCCCACCAGGCCAACACGAGGATAATAAAGGCCATAAAGGAGAGGCTCAAGCTCACCGACGAGCAGCTCTTCTCCAATATAGAGAAGTACGGGAATACCTCGGCCGGCTCCATCCCTCTTGCCCTGGACGAGGC
This genomic interval from Thermodesulfobacteriota bacterium contains the following:
- a CDS encoding beta-ketoacyl-ACP synthase III; protein product: MSPLRSKIAGTGSYVPLKVVSNRDLEGLVDTTDEWITTRTGIKERRVAAGESTSDVAVKAARKALKAAGVAARELDLIVVGTVTPEMVFPSTACFVQAKIGARAGIPAFDLSAACSGFLYALDAADKYVKAGEVKKVLVIGVDLFSRIVDWKDRSTCVLFGDGAGAVVLKAASGEHGILSSHIHSDGRQWEMLYTPGNISTLNPFEKKGHPKQPFLRMKGNETFKVAVRTMGQAAKEALERNGLTVEDIALFIPHQANTRIIKAIKERLKLTDEQLFSNIEKYGNTSAGSIPLALDEAVRAKRIRDGDIVLFVAFGGGFTWASGVVRW